One window from the genome of Amycolatopsis sp. NBC_01480 encodes:
- a CDS encoding acetate uptake transporter, translated as MTSAESQTASGTTAAASIADPGPLGLAGFAATTFVLSMVNAGLVPKTIEPVVLPLALFYGGIAQLLAGMWEFRKNNTFGATAFGTYGAFWLAFAFYVWQFAGKIPAADAGTATGMFLLVFTIFTAYMAVASLRTNAVLVAVFVLLFLTFLFLTIGELAGAEGMGKVGGWLGLLTAVAAWYGSFAVVVNSTFKRTVMPVKPLA; from the coding sequence ATGACGAGCGCAGAGTCGCAAACCGCATCGGGAACGACGGCAGCCGCTTCGATCGCCGACCCAGGCCCGTTGGGCCTGGCCGGGTTCGCGGCGACGACCTTCGTACTGAGCATGGTCAACGCGGGCTTGGTTCCCAAGACGATCGAACCGGTAGTACTCCCCCTCGCACTATTTTACGGCGGAATCGCGCAGCTGCTGGCGGGTATGTGGGAATTCCGGAAGAACAACACGTTCGGGGCTACCGCCTTCGGCACATATGGCGCTTTCTGGCTTGCGTTCGCCTTCTACGTATGGCAGTTCGCGGGGAAGATCCCAGCCGCTGACGCCGGCACCGCCACCGGGATGTTCCTGTTGGTATTCACCATCTTCACCGCGTACATGGCTGTCGCTTCTTTACGCACCAACGCTGTGCTCGTCGCTGTTTTCGTCCTGCTTTTTCTCACCTTCCTGTTCCTCACGATCGGCGAGCTGGCCGGCGCGGAGGGGATGGGCAAGGTCGGTGGCTGGCTGGGGCTGCTCACCGCGGTGGCTGCCTGGTACGGATCGTTCGCGGTAGTCGTGAACTCCACCTTCAAGCGGACAGTCATGCCGGTGAAGCCGCTGGCCTGA
- a CDS encoding cytochrome P450 yields MPATAGNSTAPVLGVDPFAETNLADPYPMHEDLRESGAVVYLERYRVWAMARHAQVYAALTDHETFCSSRGAGLSDFHKEKPWRPPSLLLEADPPDHAVTRGAMGKVISASTVRGFRETFRAEAETLADELVARGRFDAVTDLAERYPLKVFPDAVGLPVEGRENLLPYGALAFNAFGPHNHLLERALAGAAPVQQWIWDSCQRDALAPGRLGAQVWESADRGEITHEQAPMLVRSLLSAGVDTTVYGIGNTIQALSANPQQWARLREKPSLARFAFDEALRYESPVQTFFRTTTREIEVAGVRIPEGEKVLLFLGAANRDPRKWGPDADRLDITRKAAGHVAFGMGIHQCVGQPIARLEVELVLTALAKRVDRLESAGEPVPKLNNTLKGWSSAPVQAM; encoded by the coding sequence ATGCCCGCCACCGCAGGAAACAGCACGGCCCCCGTGCTCGGCGTCGACCCGTTCGCCGAGACGAACCTCGCCGATCCGTATCCCATGCACGAGGACCTACGCGAGTCCGGCGCCGTGGTTTACCTCGAGCGCTACCGGGTTTGGGCCATGGCCCGGCACGCGCAGGTGTATGCCGCGCTGACCGACCACGAGACATTCTGCTCCAGCCGCGGCGCAGGACTGTCCGACTTCCACAAGGAAAAGCCCTGGCGGCCGCCGAGTCTGCTGCTCGAAGCCGACCCGCCGGACCACGCCGTGACCAGGGGCGCGATGGGGAAGGTGATTTCGGCGAGCACCGTCCGCGGATTCCGGGAGACATTCCGGGCCGAGGCCGAAACGCTCGCCGACGAACTCGTCGCCCGAGGACGATTCGACGCCGTGACCGATCTCGCCGAACGTTATCCGCTGAAGGTGTTTCCCGACGCAGTCGGCCTGCCGGTCGAAGGGCGGGAGAATCTGCTGCCTTACGGCGCTCTGGCATTCAACGCCTTCGGCCCGCACAACCACCTCCTCGAACGTGCCCTGGCCGGCGCGGCGCCCGTCCAGCAGTGGATCTGGGACAGCTGTCAACGAGACGCGCTCGCCCCTGGCAGGCTGGGGGCGCAGGTGTGGGAGTCCGCCGACCGCGGCGAGATCACCCACGAGCAAGCCCCCATGCTGGTCCGGTCGCTGCTGTCCGCCGGCGTCGACACAACCGTCTACGGCATCGGCAACACCATCCAGGCGCTGAGCGCCAACCCCCAGCAATGGGCGCGCCTGCGCGAAAAACCCTCACTGGCACGCTTCGCCTTCGACGAGGCCTTGCGCTACGAATCGCCCGTGCAGACCTTCTTCCGGACCACCACCCGCGAGATCGAGGTAGCCGGGGTCCGGATCCCCGAGGGAGAGAAAGTACTGCTCTTCCTCGGCGCCGCCAACCGGGACCCACGGAAGTGGGGACCGGACGCCGACCGGCTGGACATCACCCGCAAGGCCGCCGGGCACGTGGCCTTCGGCATGGGCATCCACCAATGCGTCGGACAACCCATCGCCCGCCTTGAAGTCGAACTCGTGCTCACCGCACTCGCCAAGCGGGTCGACCGGCTCGAATCCGCCGGCGAGCCGGTTCCAAAGTTGAACAACACCCTCAAGGGCTGGAGCAGCGCTCCCGTCCAGGCAATGTGA
- a CDS encoding AraC family transcriptional regulator, with translation MSPDLLRKSTEMASDHLSEVFDLIEVRGVVSGGFAVRGPWVSRAAIEGLKFSAMVGGRARLTAEGVDGSIELEPGDVAILNNRSWLEIEGGDGDGPRREVMPEADFRSARQIGHDRGTDVVVGGHIDLNAAGQALLLQALPPLAHARGSAAAAGNLRGSLHRLFDEVTENRIGSAFAIRQHGQLLLLEVLRTYVDQAELPPGWLRLVTDERLRPALSLMHADPGTPWSLRELARAAAMSRTSFAGRFRTVAGVPPLAYLNRWRMLLAQRALRDGDVRVGSLAAELGYASESSFSTAFKQEVGESPLRYRYRVRDELPAPANTLTT, from the coding sequence GTGAGTCCGGATCTTTTACGCAAGAGTACAGAGATGGCCAGTGATCACCTTTCCGAGGTTTTCGACCTCATCGAGGTCCGTGGTGTGGTGTCGGGAGGGTTCGCGGTGCGGGGGCCGTGGGTGTCGCGCGCGGCGATCGAGGGGCTGAAGTTCTCCGCGATGGTGGGTGGCCGGGCCCGGCTGACCGCCGAGGGCGTCGATGGCTCGATCGAACTCGAGCCTGGCGACGTCGCCATCCTGAACAACCGGTCGTGGCTGGAGATCGAGGGCGGCGACGGCGACGGCCCGCGCCGCGAGGTCATGCCGGAGGCGGACTTCAGGTCCGCTCGCCAGATCGGCCACGACCGCGGCACCGACGTCGTCGTCGGCGGTCATATCGACCTCAACGCGGCCGGCCAGGCGTTGCTGCTGCAGGCGCTCCCGCCGCTGGCACACGCCCGCGGGTCGGCCGCCGCCGCGGGAAACCTGCGCGGCAGTCTCCACCGGCTGTTCGACGAGGTGACCGAAAATCGGATCGGTTCCGCGTTCGCGATCCGGCAGCACGGCCAACTCCTGCTGCTCGAGGTACTGCGCACCTACGTCGACCAGGCCGAGTTGCCCCCGGGGTGGCTACGGCTGGTGACCGACGAACGGCTGCGACCGGCGCTCAGCCTCATGCATGCCGATCCCGGAACGCCCTGGAGCTTGCGGGAACTGGCGCGTGCCGCGGCGATGTCGCGGACGTCCTTCGCCGGACGCTTCCGGACCGTGGCGGGCGTACCGCCGCTCGCCTATCTCAACCGCTGGCGGATGTTGCTGGCACAGCGGGCTCTTCGCGACGGTGATGTGCGCGTCGGATCGCTGGCGGCCGAGCTGGGATACGCGTCGGAGAGCTCGTTCAGCACCGCGTTCAAACAGGAGGTAGGTGAATCACCGCTGCGCTACCGATACCGGGTCCGCGATGAACTGCCTGCCCCCGCGAACACCTTGACGACTTAG
- a CDS encoding VOC family protein — MPATGPDFISLQARDLDASQAFYEQYLGLVRSPVGPPHAVVFETKPIAFALRNVVPGADLASVTQPGIGAASWLHATDVQDIHDALVADGHTIVSAPIDGPFGRTFTFADPDGYQVTLHDRS; from the coding sequence ATGCCAGCCACCGGCCCCGACTTCATCTCCCTGCAAGCTCGCGACCTCGACGCTTCGCAGGCGTTCTACGAGCAGTACCTCGGCCTCGTGCGCTCCCCGGTGGGCCCTCCGCACGCCGTCGTCTTCGAGACGAAGCCGATCGCGTTCGCTCTCCGCAACGTTGTTCCTGGCGCCGACCTCGCGTCCGTCACCCAGCCCGGCATCGGTGCCGCGAGCTGGCTCCACGCCACCGACGTCCAGGACATTCACGATGCCCTCGTCGCCGACGGCCACACGATTGTCTCCGCGCCGATCGACGGGCCCTTCGGCCGGACGTTCACCTTCGCCGACCCCGACGGATACCAGGTCACTCTCCACGACCGCTCCTGA
- a CDS encoding GMC family oxidoreductase, which produces MANSGWDLIVVGAGSSGAALAVRSAERGKRVLLLEAGRDYRSAEMHEAWRSPNPIVALLHPTAAEGMVWPGLDSTRTEKQPPAPYWRGRGVGGSSSINGQIAIRPPMADFVDWAVPGWAPDDVLPYFAKLEDDEAFGDEPYHGRGGPTPIFRTPQEKWGAVDAALHRAATAAGHSWAPDANAPGATGVSPYPINSRDGRRVSVNDAYLEPGRTLPNLTIRGDALVDRVLFEGSRAAGVRVIRGGTATTELADTVVLSAGTIHSPAILLRSGVGPAGHLRSLGLDVRADLPVGRGMQDHPIAMVQLPLTEAAAIKTPDDRHTNVCVRLTSGPGAPDGDLMFVSMNQSVLAMAFANTGAGAGSYGVWLNQSHSRGEVGLTSADPGVQPQVHQRMLADERDLPRLRAGVRALVELARGEETARILGGSLERANEPLFAALDHDSELDDHLLATVGDSQHGTSTCRMGDPAHAGTVVDPACRVLGVDGLRVVDASIFPAVPRANTNLAAIMAGELMADRLG; this is translated from the coding sequence ATGGCGAACAGCGGCTGGGACCTCATCGTGGTCGGTGCCGGATCCTCGGGCGCGGCGCTCGCGGTGCGGTCGGCGGAGCGGGGTAAGCGGGTCCTGCTGCTCGAGGCCGGCCGCGACTACCGCTCGGCCGAGATGCACGAAGCGTGGCGCTCGCCCAATCCGATCGTCGCCCTGCTGCACCCGACGGCGGCCGAGGGCATGGTGTGGCCGGGCCTGGACTCCACCCGGACGGAAAAGCAGCCGCCGGCACCGTACTGGCGCGGCCGCGGCGTCGGCGGCAGCTCGTCGATCAACGGGCAGATCGCGATCCGCCCGCCGATGGCGGACTTCGTGGACTGGGCGGTGCCCGGCTGGGCACCCGACGACGTCCTGCCGTACTTCGCCAAGCTGGAGGACGACGAAGCCTTCGGCGACGAGCCTTACCACGGCCGTGGCGGCCCGACGCCGATTTTCCGGACGCCGCAAGAGAAGTGGGGAGCCGTCGACGCCGCACTCCACCGCGCCGCGACCGCGGCGGGGCACAGCTGGGCGCCCGACGCGAACGCCCCGGGCGCCACTGGCGTGTCGCCTTACCCGATCAACTCCCGCGACGGACGGCGGGTCTCGGTCAACGACGCCTACCTGGAACCCGGCCGGACGCTGCCGAACCTGACGATCCGCGGGGACGCGCTGGTGGACCGGGTGCTCTTCGAGGGCAGCCGAGCGGCCGGTGTCCGAGTCATCCGCGGCGGGACGGCCACGACGGAGCTCGCCGACACGGTCGTGCTCAGCGCGGGCACGATCCACTCGCCGGCGATCCTGCTGCGCTCCGGAGTAGGCCCGGCGGGGCACCTGCGTTCGCTCGGCCTCGACGTGCGCGCGGACCTGCCGGTCGGCCGCGGCATGCAGGACCACCCGATCGCGATGGTCCAGCTGCCGCTGACCGAAGCGGCGGCGATCAAGACGCCGGACGACCGGCACACCAACGTCTGCGTCCGCCTCACCAGCGGTCCCGGCGCGCCCGACGGTGACTTGATGTTCGTCTCGATGAACCAGAGCGTGCTGGCCATGGCCTTCGCGAACACCGGGGCCGGGGCCGGCTCCTACGGGGTGTGGCTCAACCAGAGCCACTCGCGCGGCGAGGTCGGCCTGACGTCGGCCGACCCGGGCGTCCAGCCGCAGGTGCACCAGCGGATGCTCGCCGACGAGCGCGACCTCCCGCGGCTGCGCGCCGGCGTGCGGGCGCTGGTCGAGCTGGCCCGCGGCGAAGAAACCGCCCGGATCCTCGGCGGCTCGCTCGAGCGCGCGAACGAGCCGCTGTTCGCCGCCCTCGACCACGACAGCGAGCTCGACGACCACCTCCTGGCCACGGTCGGCGACTCGCAGCACGGCACCAGCACGTGCCGGATGGGTGACCCCGCGCACGCCGGCACGGTGGTCGACCCCGCGTGCCGCGTGCTCGGCGTCGACGGTCTCCGGGTGGTCGACGCGTCGATCTTCCCCGCCGTCCCCCGCGCCAACACCAACCTCGCCGCGATCATGGCCGGCGAGCTCATGGCCGACCGGCTCGGCTGA
- a CDS encoding GbsR/MarR family transcriptional regulator has protein sequence MTLPASDSRPGENALIEDFGLRIGRAMGWPPMAGRTSGVLILSEKPLTLGQLQEALDASKGSVSETTRLLMVNGVVERAKQPGSRQFVYRWRDDAWIGCLRHQVTMTRELLELAGNAEEYGAHLPAEQRGRLRQMRDYYVFMTGQLEALLAEYTSRAKSES, from the coding sequence ATGACCTTGCCCGCGAGTGACAGCCGGCCCGGCGAGAACGCGCTCATCGAGGACTTCGGCCTGCGCATCGGCCGTGCCATGGGGTGGCCGCCGATGGCTGGGCGCACAAGCGGCGTGCTGATACTCAGTGAGAAGCCCCTGACCCTGGGCCAGCTCCAGGAGGCCTTGGACGCGAGCAAGGGCTCGGTGTCGGAGACGACCCGGCTGCTCATGGTCAACGGCGTCGTCGAGCGTGCCAAGCAACCCGGCAGCCGCCAGTTCGTCTACCGCTGGCGTGACGACGCCTGGATCGGCTGCCTGCGGCACCAGGTGACCATGACTCGCGAACTGCTGGAGCTGGCCGGGAACGCGGAGGAGTACGGGGCGCACCTGCCGGCCGAACAGCGCGGGCGATTGAGGCAGATGCGCGACTACTACGTTTTCATGACCGGGCAGCTCGAAGCGCTCCTGGCCGAGTACACCAGCCGGGCCAAGTCCGAGAGCTGA
- the acs gene encoding acetate--CoA ligase — MGNETLDNLLNESRTFPPSDEFAAQANAKAELYAKADADREQFWAEQAERLTWDTKWSQVLDWTNAPFAKWFVGGKLNVAYNCVDRHVEAGHGEQVAIHWVGEPGDTRDITYAQLQDEVSKAANALTSLGVKAGDVIAIQLQMIPEAIFAMLACARIGALHSVVFGGFSPTALRARVDDAAAKIVITSDGQYRRGKAAPMKANVDEALEGAETVEKVIVVRRTGSDLEGEVPWTDERDLWWHELVDGQSAEHTPEAFDAEHPLFILYTSGTTGRPKGILHTSGGYLTQTAYTHHNVFDHKPGEDVYWCTADIGWITGHSYIVYGPLANRVTQVVYEGTPNTPHEGRHWEIIQKYKVSIYYTAPTLIRTFMKWGAQIPAEYDLSSLRVLGSVGEPINPEAWIWYRETIGANSAPIVDTWWQTETGAIMISPLPGVTSTKPGSAQRALPGISAKVVDDQAQEVGKGGGGYLVLDQPWPSMLRGIWGDNERYRETYWSRFAEQGFYFAGDGAKYDADGDIWLLGRVDDVMNVSGHRISTTEVESALVSHPTVAEAAVVGASDPTTGQGIVAFVILRGNAVDGGDEAIQALRNHVAKEIGPIAKPRQIMVVPELPKTRSGKIMRRLLRDVAENRQVGDVTTLADSSVMDLISTGLQSGRSED, encoded by the coding sequence ATGGGCAATGAGACGTTGGACAATCTGCTCAATGAAAGCCGTACGTTTCCCCCGAGCGACGAATTCGCTGCTCAGGCCAACGCCAAGGCCGAGCTGTACGCGAAAGCGGACGCCGACCGGGAGCAGTTCTGGGCCGAGCAGGCTGAACGGCTGACCTGGGACACGAAGTGGTCCCAGGTATTGGACTGGACCAATGCCCCGTTCGCGAAGTGGTTCGTCGGCGGGAAGCTGAACGTCGCATACAACTGTGTCGACCGCCACGTCGAGGCCGGCCACGGCGAGCAGGTGGCGATCCACTGGGTCGGCGAGCCCGGCGACACCCGCGACATCACGTACGCGCAGTTGCAGGACGAGGTGTCCAAGGCCGCGAACGCCCTGACGTCACTGGGCGTGAAGGCCGGCGACGTGATCGCGATCCAGTTGCAGATGATCCCCGAGGCCATCTTCGCGATGCTCGCCTGCGCCCGGATCGGCGCGCTGCACAGCGTGGTCTTCGGCGGCTTCTCCCCGACCGCGCTGCGGGCCCGGGTGGACGACGCCGCGGCGAAGATCGTGATCACCTCCGACGGCCAGTACCGCCGCGGCAAGGCCGCGCCGATGAAGGCCAATGTGGACGAGGCGCTCGAGGGCGCCGAGACCGTGGAGAAGGTCATCGTGGTCCGCCGCACCGGCTCGGACCTCGAGGGCGAGGTGCCGTGGACCGACGAGCGCGACCTGTGGTGGCACGAGCTCGTGGACGGCCAGTCCGCCGAGCACACGCCCGAGGCGTTCGACGCCGAGCACCCGCTGTTCATCCTGTACACCTCGGGCACCACCGGGCGGCCGAAGGGCATCCTGCACACCTCCGGCGGCTACCTCACCCAGACCGCGTACACGCACCACAACGTGTTCGACCACAAGCCGGGCGAGGACGTCTACTGGTGCACCGCCGACATCGGCTGGATCACCGGGCACAGCTACATCGTCTACGGCCCGCTAGCGAACCGCGTCACGCAGGTCGTCTACGAAGGCACGCCGAACACCCCGCACGAGGGCCGGCACTGGGAGATCATCCAGAAGTACAAGGTCTCCATCTACTACACCGCGCCGACGCTGATCCGCACGTTCATGAAGTGGGGCGCGCAGATCCCGGCCGAGTACGACCTGTCGTCGCTGCGCGTGCTGGGCTCGGTCGGCGAGCCGATCAACCCCGAGGCGTGGATCTGGTACCGCGAGACCATCGGCGCGAACTCCGCGCCGATCGTCGACACCTGGTGGCAGACCGAGACCGGCGCGATCATGATCTCGCCGCTGCCGGGCGTCACGTCAACGAAGCCGGGCTCGGCGCAGCGGGCGCTGCCGGGCATCTCCGCGAAGGTCGTCGACGACCAGGCCCAGGAGGTCGGCAAGGGCGGCGGCGGGTACCTGGTGCTGGACCAGCCGTGGCCGTCGATGCTGCGCGGGATCTGGGGCGACAACGAGCGTTACCGGGAGACGTACTGGTCGCGGTTCGCCGAGCAGGGCTTCTACTTCGCCGGCGACGGCGCGAAGTACGACGCCGACGGTGACATCTGGCTGCTCGGCCGCGTCGACGACGTGATGAACGTGTCCGGCCACCGCATCTCGACCACCGAGGTCGAGTCCGCCCTGGTCTCGCACCCGACGGTGGCCGAGGCGGCCGTGGTCGGCGCTTCCGACCCGACCACCGGGCAGGGCATCGTGGCGTTCGTGATCCTGCGCGGCAACGCGGTGGACGGCGGCGACGAGGCGATCCAGGCCCTGCGCAACCACGTGGCCAAGGAGATCGGCCCGATCGCGAAGCCGCGGCAGATCATGGTGGTGCCGGAGCTGCCGAAGACCCGCTCGGGCAAGATCATGCGGCGCCTGCTCCGTGACGTCGCGGAGAACCGGCAGGTCGGCGACGTCACCACGCTGGCCGACTCGTCGGTGATGGACCTCATCTCCACCGGCCTGCAGTCGGGCAGATCCGAAGACTGA
- a CDS encoding SDR family NAD(P)-dependent oxidoreductase, protein MTQNTTPKQHPLGSGFTAASTTDDVLAGIDLAGTSVVITGGHNGLGPETTRALSKAGASITVASRNPDRAAAKLAGIERVEISRLDLLDPESIDAFVTRYLGSGRPLHLLLNNAGLMGGPLVRDARGYESQFATNHLGHFQLTLGLRPALRAAHGARVVNLTSGGHRLSGIRWDDPHFTTGYDDLGMFGYGQSKTANVLFAVELDRRWADEGIRGYAVHPGIVVGTSLGPWRAEGEARKSVMGDDAQRAMGLIDESGRPIIDPDRDRKSLRQGASTSVFASTSSLLTEIGGVYLKDNDISPLDEDPQPIDFSTEQNPPATVVPHAVDPESAQRLWELSERLLKD, encoded by the coding sequence ATGACGCAGAACACGACACCGAAGCAGCACCCCCTCGGATCCGGCTTCACCGCCGCCTCGACGACCGACGACGTGCTGGCGGGCATCGACCTTGCAGGCACGAGCGTGGTCATCACAGGCGGCCACAATGGCCTCGGCCCGGAGACCACTCGCGCGCTCAGCAAGGCCGGTGCGTCCATTACCGTCGCCTCGCGCAACCCTGACCGCGCCGCGGCGAAGCTGGCCGGGATCGAGCGCGTGGAGATCAGTCGGCTGGACCTTCTCGACCCGGAGTCGATCGACGCCTTCGTCACCCGGTACCTCGGCTCCGGCCGCCCGCTCCACCTCCTGCTCAACAACGCCGGCCTGATGGGCGGCCCCCTGGTCCGGGATGCCCGTGGTTACGAATCGCAGTTCGCCACCAATCATCTGGGCCACTTCCAGCTGACCCTGGGCCTGCGGCCCGCGCTGCGCGCCGCTCACGGTGCTCGTGTCGTCAACCTGACCTCCGGTGGACACCGCCTGTCCGGCATTCGTTGGGACGACCCGCATTTCACCACCGGCTACGACGACCTGGGCATGTTCGGATACGGCCAGTCCAAGACTGCCAACGTGCTGTTCGCCGTCGAATTGGATCGCCGATGGGCCGACGAGGGAATCCGCGGCTACGCCGTGCACCCAGGCATCGTCGTCGGCACGAGCCTGGGGCCCTGGCGGGCTGAGGGCGAAGCGCGGAAATCCGTGATGGGCGACGACGCACAGCGGGCCATGGGGCTGATCGACGAGTCGGGCCGGCCGATCATCGACCCCGACCGTGACCGGAAGTCCCTGCGGCAGGGGGCAAGCACCAGCGTGTTCGCGTCGACGAGTTCACTGCTCACCGAGATCGGCGGTGTCTACCTCAAGGACAACGACATCTCGCCGCTGGACGAAGACCCGCAGCCCATCGACTTCAGCACCGAGCAGAATCCCCCGGCCACCGTCGTGCCGCACGCCGTCGATCCCGAGTCGGCGCAACGACTCTGGGAGCTGAGCGAGCGACTGCTCAAGGACTGA
- a CDS encoding PDR/VanB family oxidoreductase: protein MKTEPHVEHELDLVLERKETVAEGVVRLTLRHPEGQSLPDWEPGAHLDLVLAPELTRQYSLCGDPRDRSVLQVAVLREEAGRGGSRHVHDTLAEGQRVHVRGPRNHFPLVEAKRYLFIAGGIGITPILPMIDKVAGLSSDWKLVYGGRSRSTMAFRDELETRYPGHVEIHPQDERGLLDLPALLTEPGGDAAETALYCCGPEALLGAVEQHCVTRPAGALHVERFAPKSGVNDGPREAFEVELAQTGTVVQVPAGRSILDVVEASGVPVLSSCQEGTCGTCETAVLSGKPDHRDSVLTDDEREAGDAMMICVSRSCSPRLVLDL from the coding sequence ATGAAGACCGAACCCCACGTCGAGCACGAGCTCGACCTCGTGCTCGAACGCAAGGAAACCGTTGCCGAAGGCGTCGTCCGGCTGACGCTGCGGCACCCGGAGGGCCAGTCGCTGCCGGACTGGGAGCCGGGCGCGCACCTCGACCTCGTGCTGGCCCCAGAGCTGACCCGCCAGTACTCGCTGTGTGGCGACCCGCGCGACCGGTCGGTCCTGCAGGTGGCTGTGCTCCGTGAGGAAGCCGGGCGCGGTGGGTCCCGGCACGTGCACGACACGCTCGCCGAGGGTCAGCGGGTGCACGTGCGCGGCCCGCGCAACCACTTCCCCCTGGTGGAGGCCAAGCGCTACCTGTTCATCGCGGGCGGCATCGGCATCACCCCGATCCTGCCGATGATCGACAAGGTGGCCGGCTTGAGCAGCGACTGGAAGCTCGTCTACGGCGGCCGGAGCCGCTCGACGATGGCATTCCGCGACGAACTCGAAACCCGCTATCCCGGTCACGTCGAGATCCACCCCCAGGACGAGCGAGGCCTGCTCGACCTGCCCGCCCTGCTCACCGAGCCCGGCGGCGACGCCGCCGAGACCGCGCTCTACTGCTGCGGGCCGGAGGCACTGCTCGGTGCCGTGGAGCAGCACTGCGTCACCCGGCCGGCTGGTGCCCTGCACGTGGAACGATTCGCGCCCAAGTCCGGCGTGAACGACGGTCCCCGCGAAGCCTTCGAGGTCGAACTGGCGCAAACCGGCACCGTCGTCCAAGTTCCCGCTGGCCGCTCCATCCTCGATGTCGTCGAGGCGTCCGGCGTGCCCGTCCTCTCTTCCTGTCAGGAGGGCACCTGCGGCACCTGCGAGACCGCAGTCCTCTCCGGGAAGCCGGATCACCGTGACTCGGTCCTCACCGACGACGAGCGGGAGGCCGGCGACGCGATGATGATCTGCGTGTCCCGCTCGTGCTCGCCCCGTCTGGTCCTCGATCTCTGA
- a CDS encoding aromatic ring-hydroxylating dioxygenase subunit alpha, producing the protein MTTIPRDQWYVAAYSTEITHDLFSRTICGEPILFWRTRRGEVTAVPDRCVHRRFPLSQAPSRLVDDQVVCGYHGFTYGTDGKCVSVPGQSRIPRTARLLPYPLAEQDSFVWVFIGDPAKADTSRIPRAPYLDSPDYTAVRGMEPLKARYSLLVDNLLDLSHETYLHGGYIGTPEVAATPTTTEVDEDAGIVYVSRHMDDAECPPFYAKSTGLEGRIARWQDIEYTPPCLYKLHSRIATVGSVPNPDGSDPDAFHVEVVYAITPETEHSTHDFWSVARDFALGDGAVSKFLAENNCTVVLQDVEALDVLEQVILHEPEGYQELSVNIDTGGLAARRMLQRMAAPQQTRTARA; encoded by the coding sequence ATGACGACCATCCCGCGCGACCAGTGGTACGTCGCCGCCTACAGCACCGAGATCACGCACGATCTGTTCTCCCGCACCATCTGCGGTGAGCCGATCCTGTTCTGGCGCACGCGCCGCGGGGAGGTCACCGCCGTGCCCGACCGCTGCGTGCACCGGCGGTTCCCGCTCTCGCAGGCGCCGTCGCGACTCGTGGACGACCAGGTGGTCTGCGGATACCACGGGTTCACCTACGGCACGGACGGCAAGTGCGTGTCCGTGCCGGGTCAGAGCCGCATTCCGCGCACTGCCCGGCTGCTGCCGTACCCGTTGGCCGAGCAGGACTCCTTCGTGTGGGTCTTCATCGGCGACCCGGCCAAGGCGGACACCTCGAGGATCCCGCGGGCCCCCTACCTCGACTCACCGGACTACACCGCCGTGCGGGGGATGGAACCGTTGAAAGCACGGTACTCGCTGCTGGTCGACAACCTGCTCGACCTGTCGCACGAAACGTACCTGCACGGTGGCTACATCGGCACTCCGGAGGTGGCGGCGACCCCGACCACGACTGAAGTCGACGAGGATGCCGGCATCGTCTACGTCTCTCGTCACATGGACGACGCCGAATGCCCCCCGTTCTACGCCAAATCGACCGGCCTGGAGGGCAGGATCGCGCGATGGCAGGACATCGAATACACGCCGCCGTGTCTGTACAAACTGCACAGTCGCATCGCGACCGTGGGCTCCGTCCCCAATCCTGACGGCAGCGACCCGGACGCTTTCCACGTCGAGGTCGTCTACGCGATCACCCCGGAGACCGAACACTCCACCCACGACTTCTGGTCCGTGGCGCGCGACTTCGCGCTCGGCGACGGCGCGGTTTCGAAGTTCCTCGCCGAGAACAACTGCACCGTCGTCCTCCAGGACGTCGAGGCGCTTGATGTACTCGAGCAGGTCATCTTGCACGAGCCTGAGGGCTACCAGGAGCTGTCGGTCAACATCGACACCGGTGGCCTCGCAGCACGGCGGATGCTCCAGCGTATGGCGGCCCCACAACAGACCCGGACGGCCCGGGCATGA